One genomic region from Populus nigra chromosome 8, ddPopNigr1.1, whole genome shotgun sequence encodes:
- the LOC133701367 gene encoding uncharacterized protein LOC133701367, which yields MQIFSKVLRDTDVRVRFSFPTHCLQHLDFAGNNSVDLHVKDSSGELRVIRCLKRKEDYDKPVLSKGWLKFVADYGLRVGDKVVLHREDDQNLGSQFRIEVKRRINLFGEEVWGDVTRAN from the coding sequence ATGCAGATCTTCAGCAAAGTGTTGAGAGATACTGATGTCCGTGTTCGGTTCTCGTTCCCAACTCATTGCTTGCAGCATTTAGATTTTGCTGGAAATAATTCTGTTGATTTGCATGTTAAAGATAGCTCTGGTGAGCTTCGAGTTATTCGTTGcctgaagagaaaagaagattaTGACAAGCCAGTGCTTTCTAAGGGCTGGCTTAAATTTGTTGCTGATTATGGACTGAGAGTTGGTGACAAGGTTGTTCTTCATCGTGAGGATGACCAGAACCTGGGGTCACAGTTCAGGATTGAAGTTAAGAGGAGAATCAATCTGTTTGGTGAGGAGGTTTGGGGTGATGTGACAAGAGCTAACTAG
- the LOC133701366 gene encoding uncharacterized protein LOC133701366, with the protein MQIFSKVLTDTDVRFRFSFPTHCLQHLDFGGNNSVDLHVKDSCGELRVIRCRIRNGGYDKPELSMGWRKFVADYGLRVGDKVVLHREDDQNLGSQFRIEAKRSIKLFGKEDWGEVTRAN; encoded by the coding sequence ATGCAGATCTTCAGCAAAGTGTTGACAGATACTGATGTTCGTTTTCGGTTCTCGTTCCCAACTCATTGCTTACAGCATTTAGATTTTGGTGGAAATAATTCTGTTGATTTGCATGTTAAAGATAGCTGTGGTGAGCTTCGAGTTATTCGTTGCCGGATCAGAAATGGAGGATATGACAAGCCAGAGCTTTCTATGGGCTGGCGTAAATTTGTAGCTGATTATGGACTGAGAGTTGGTGACAAGGTTGTTCTTCATCGTGAGGATGACCAGAACCTGGGGTCACAGTTCAGGATTGAAGCTAAGAGGAGTATCAAGCTGTTTGGTAAGGAGGATTGGGGTGAAGTGACAAGAGCTAACTAG